Within the Phalacrocorax aristotelis chromosome 13, bGulAri2.1, whole genome shotgun sequence genome, the region GGTGCCAGGGTAAATAGCCGATTTTCTTCCAGATAATGACGTTTATTCACATATCCCAGAAAGACAACTTATCTAGTTGTTACTGGTATTTTTTGAAACACCTATGATGGAAATTCCATTTGCAGTATCCTGAAACAACAAAATGAACACAGACTATACAGACGCCATCGCTTTTCCTAAAAGCCACCTCGCTGTATCATAATTAAGTTAATATTTTGCAGTTAATTTAGAGTTCAGATAGCTTAACAGGATCACTGAATTTACTGACGTACTACTgttgacaggttttttttattggtaGAATTGAAAATGCATAGTATTGGTGATTTTCAAAGGTTAGTTTCATTTAACCCACTGTTTTTCACAATTTGCAAGGTGAATTAAGTCATATTAAAAAAGTTGGACCTGGAATTAACCAGTAAGCTTTACTACTTTAGAGAAATTTCCATTTATGGttgccatttttttccagctctgaacCCCCTTTCTAACTGCAAGCATGTTAGCTTACCTTTGTCAGCATAATTGTTTATGTTAATACagccatttttatttgcagtataTAAAATGTTTGTTAAATGGTTTTGTAAGAGTAGAGGATACTAATGTCCTGGAAGTCTTTTCTCttactgcaaaaaaaagttCCCTATCCATAGCTATAATTCCACCTGCCTCAGCTACAACCGAGGGTTGTTTTTCTGACAGATCTGAGGCTACGCACGAGTTGTTAGTGATCCCACGAGGCTGCACAGCACGAGACTGCCTCGCCGTCCAGTTACTGACGTGGCACTGTGCGCACAGTCTGCTGTAGTCGTGGTATACAAAATGCTATACATAGCTAAATGCAATTTCCTGGACACTCCTTAAGTAATAGCTAAGTAGCAGTTAGTGATGCAGAAATTACAAGTcctattttacattttctcaaGTATTTCATTAGTATTTTAGGGGATTAGAGCTTTGGTTTACAAAGATTGCCAATATATTTCCCTACCTCCTTCATAATAGTGTTGTGTAGAGTCATCAAATGACCTGTCATAGCTCTGCTCAGTGTAGGATGACTGCTGATAGGCGTAATCACCATGTCCTACAAGGAATTGCAAAGATTTATCAGATACATTGTTAATATAACTATAGATATATTGTTGAGTGCTATATTATGAAGCTGCTTATGCACAAAGATGAGGCTAAGGGAAAATAACAAGATGCTTAGATAGGAGGGCAAATACATGGCAAGGGAAGTTACACCTATAGATAGATCTCTTGCATTTACTAATCCAAACTTGGCTTTGTGCTCTTGTTGAAGCAGGTTGGATAGCAGGGTGCACTGATGTGTATGTTTGTGTACCAGGCTCCCGTGGCCTGGGACTGGAATTCTCTAGCATGTAAATGGGAAACGAATTCTAATGGGTTTGCCATGCCCTCGGATGTGGCAGTCATGCTGGTCTACGCCTTAGCACTATTACAGAGACTACAGCTCAGAGCAATTACCGTCTGGATAATATTGCTGATTCATAGGCTCTGATGAGCCTTGTCCATGACTGTACTGTTCACTGTAATATTCTTCCTGACCCATGTACTGCTGCGAGGAACCTGCAAGGCAGAGGCAAGAGAGAGCAAATTGAGCCCGAGGACTCCTAagggatgtttttttcttatctaatttatttttaagaaaacagctaACAGATAGCTAAACAAGCTATGTATGTTGAGAGCAGTTTCAAAGATGTTTTGCTcactagaaaaaggaaataaatgtataTTCTGAGAAAAAGCTGGTTGAAATTGAAATTACACAACTGTCAGTAACAGGTCCCAAACACACTCACTTCTGTGGCAATACCAAAAGCAATTGCTACTTTTTGTCTACTGATCTGAGTTATTAGAAAGCACAGGAAATTATTCCATGCTCAAGAACACattaattaatatattaatttgttTCCTAGCAAAGTTCAGTTTATGTTAGAATCAGTCTAGCAGCTTTATTACCTCTTAGAACTTTTTTCCAGAGGTCCTAGAGCATGGTAGTTATCCTctggtgttttcctttccttggccTAATTTTTTGTACTAATTGCTGGCAAACTGTATCTTCTTTGCAGAAATGTGCTCCTTGTTAACTGTGCCGTACTACGGCTGATCCAACACCATTTGAAAGAACCAAAAAGATTCTCAGTGGCTTCTTTAGAGATATATGATCCCTTTtagacagaattatttttctaaacaccTGAAATAATTACATAGGTAAATCTTGAAAATAGGTTAAAGTTCATCTGATTGTCACGATACTTCCACCATTCGAGATTTCTGGCATTCTCGGATGGGATTCCCTGTTTGTACATGTGAGTTGGCAATTTTTTTGACTTACCTACCCCACAGGACAGACTGGATATCATCAGTCTGATAATAATTACATCAATAATCTAGTAATAGCTTTTACCTTGCTGTGAAGCTCTGTAGGGGCCCATCGGTCGCTGACCCATCATGCTGTTGCCTTGGTTGCTCTGACTCATCATGGCAATGGAGGACTGCCCCTGGTAATGCTGGCTCCCTCCTTGCGCCGAGTTGTAATGTGACGTTGCTGCTTGCTGGTGCATCATGGAGACTACAACGTACatggaaaatactgttttctaaaAGGATGTGTCAGTTCTCTCCCTAGTCTCTTTGGAAGCAAGTTAAAGCCTTCAACTAATGCGTCCTGATAATTCTGTGAATTTTCCACAGGGGGAGATGTTTTCCTACTACATGAATTTAACTCTTCTCCACTGTAATCCAGAAAGGATGTTATTACATGGTCAGTTCTTGCCATTTGCTTCAgtcagacatttaaaaatacatctagCTTTGATTATTGTTAGCTTGTTTAAAAGAATGTAATCCTTATTACAGTAggattaaagaaagaaataagaatggGTATTTGTTCTACCTCCTGACTAATTCattgctgcatttcttttctaatcAACTCTTTCTTCTACTTCCATCTTATTATATACCTGGTGATTATACAGTTTAAATAAACTGACATTCTAGGATTTATTTGATCTCTAAATTTTGTATTGTCGGGAAGAATTCTTAAGCATTGGACATCCCAGTCAATACTCAGCAGCAAACATTTTTACAAATTAAGAGATTAATTCTGAGTTGTCTGCTAGTCTCTCCATGCTCTGCAAGCCGTGTGAAGTATcagtaaaataacaaaaatgggGTAGTAATGTTCAAACAGTAAATGTGTAATACTCTTTGGCAGGCTCTTTCAGCTAGGATAAAGGTGCTTCTCAGATCCCCCCCCATGGTTGTGGGATCTGCTGCCAGGGGCTATCAGGTAGTGCTGCTGTACTTTTAGCTAACCCTCTTTTCCCCAACTCGTTGCAAACCAGAGCAAGTCTATATAAGTTAAAGCCAGTCTGAAACTGTTCTGACTTACTTACGCTGGTGCCTGACACCTTGAAATTCAGAGATGTCTTAAAGCTGTCTTTTCCTCTTGTATGTTTGTCCCTgtctacagaaaatatttacagaacaaATTCATGTGTGGTAAACCTCTGAGGTCACTGAAAAGTCAAGTTGGCccagaaggaggaagagggagttTACCTGGATTAGACTGCATGTTGATGTTTGTTCGAGAGACATAATTGCCTATTGACCCCTGGCCTTGCATTGGCACATTCTGAGATGCAGGCACTGTATGGCTATAACCAGGCCCAGTTCCATGACTGCTGACAGTCATACTCAGAGAGGTCGTGGGCATAGTGTTCTGGCCTGACTGCTGCATAGACACGTGATTAGGACCTAGAAAAATTAAAGAGAGCAACAAGAAAATCTGTGCTATTATTGGCAACGTACAGTGAGCATTAAAGCCCTCGCGGCCTTTCTAAAATACCTTATGATAAggctaaacaaaacaaaaaaaatcctcattatTAAAATTCCCTGCTGtctacagagaaattaaaactgcCTACTGCACAGTTAGAGtgatcctcctcctcctggcagccGAATCCAGGCTGTACAGAATTGCGGacaggaagaacaaaaccagcagcaatgCCCTACCACCAGTTCCTCACAGGCAGCAGAATTAACAAATGCCAGTAATTTcagacacttcagaaaatacatGGACTCTGGAAACATCCCGGCCTTCTGAAATTTgtcctctgcttcctcctgtcctgctgctgactcctcttcccccttcacACGGATGGTGACCATGGgaaggcacaggagcagctgAGAAACGCTTTGCACATTGCTGCAACAATTTGGTTCCTCTATAACAAACTAGCCTTCTCAGCTGGGGCTTAGAAAGTACCAAGGGACCCTCTCCTCAGAGGACAAGCCTGTCCCTCCCTTTCCTGAAGTTTGACTGAAAGTACCTCGGACTTCTGGAAGGTAAATTTTCCAAGTCACCATCATAATCCCTGTTGTTACGGTACTCCCTTCCCAACATCACCATATGTAATTATCAGACTGCTCCAATTATACCCTGGGTTTGAAAGTATCCTGGCAgtatgcttatttttttaaaaagtctattGCTGTTGAGTAACTAAAATTGGGGAGAATCTGGTCCTTATTTTTTGCTGTTCGTTGCTGTAAATGCTTTTATGAATGAGTTTTGGAAAGTTGTTCTCATTGTGTATTGTTACTATCTAAATTGTGATAGTGTGTATTGTTGTCTATCTAAATTCAGCTGTATTGTTGTCAATCTAAATTAATTTAGGTAGAATGGAAGACATGCAGAATCCCTAGAAGAGACAGAATTATGCTGTAATGTTTAgataatgatattttaattcATGGTTATTAAGTGTATCTACAGCCTCTGAAAACTGTGTCTAATTCTCTTAGTACAAACCTCATTAATTACTCTTAATGGTTTTTATAGACATCAAAATGAGGAAATTTACTGGAGATTATTATATTTTCCTCTGATGGAGAGATGCAAGCAGCATTTTCAACAAGAGATAAAGAGAGCCAGCtctactgaaatcagtggagcCAGGTCAATCTAGCCCTGGGTTTTGCTAGTTTTGTATGTCCTGTCAAGCTGATGCTTCTACTTGTGCAACACAAGACCACATGGTATTTGAATGCAGCTAGCAGTTGCTTTGAGTGGGAGATGGAGTGGAGCAATTGCTGGTAAACCTTGCTGTATTTGCATGGGAAAACGTAGAGAATCTTGGCCTTtcgtgtaaaaaaaaaaaaaaagtttttgctaATTTGTGATTCTAAGGGAAAATATGAGGACTATGGAaataagaataagaaataagaaataaggaaaccaaaagtgtttaaataaaaaacaatgaGATAAATAGAAAGCATTAAATATCTTTCATAGTTTCAGGAACCTAAGGCAGTTGGGTTTTTCTTCGAAAGGGCTCATTCATGATTTCTGAACAGTGAAAATCCTCAGTTGGGCCCAATTCTGTCCTGAGGCAGCCGAGTTTCATTGGTTGGTTTATTGAATCTATTGAATCTATTGGGTTTGCCTGAAGGGCTGTGGCATGAAGAATCACTGACTTGGGAATGGTGGATTACTGGAAATCTCAGTGGgttgttttttaacttgttcCTATCAACAGAATCATCATTACAATTGACCTAGCTGCCATGACAGAGAGTTACCATGCATGTCGGGAATTACCTAGTGAAGTCCTGACTAAGGACGTTAAAGACTAAAATGTAGTAGCTTCTATATCTTCTTCCCTGTTCCTCCCGCTATTACAATGCTGTACCTGTTCATTCCAGACTTGCATCTCTATTGCCGTTAGATGAGAAATCTTCATAAGTACTAGGGCCCATATATTGAGTTGTTTGTGCATATTTATTCCTAATTTCCAAAAAAGCGCTGTCCGACAACTGTTCACCAACgtgaaataatttctcagtcTCAAAGTCTATCTGCACATCAAGACTGCTGTGTCGTACAGCATCACTGTGCTAACTTGATTCTAGCTGGCACAGAGACAGTGGCGGTAGAGCCTGGCAGCCAAGGGGAGGGTCCCGAAGCCCAGGGCTGTGAGGGTCCCATTCTCCCAGCAGGCTCTAGCAGCAGGGCACATGCCATCACTGCTGCTGGTACCTGGGCTGCTCGGGAGAAGCAAGCTGCTGCGTTCCCAGTCACACCTTCGTTTTGAAGTGCAGCTACGGCCTCAGTCTGGTTTCCAGTGGACTGGTATTTTCATGATAAAACACCTGGCACTACCCAGGTGACAGGGTCTCAGTGACTGGGCAGAGAATGAACTACCCTGAGACCCCCAGAGCTCAGGCTGGGTTTTAGCACTGGGTTGGAGCAACATGAGGTAAACTGCCCTGGCTGCTTCTGTTCTGTGGGTGACTCGAGTCTTCGGGACTGCCAGTCTGGTTCTATTGGTCAGCACTAAATTACGAAAAAGAACTGGAGTTTGGGgagcaaataagaaaaaaccaGCAACACTAACACTGAAAATGTAGATTCTTCATAACACAAAACAATGTCTTGACTGACTTATTATAATACTTATACTAGGTAATAAATCTTTCAAAAAGAAGGCCCAGATAAATGTAGTAAGTTTACTTTACAAGCTGTAACTGTTTAAAGTGGGTTCCTCATCCATTAGTTTAAAAGGTACTATCAGCTTGACCACAAATGGATTTTTAGAAAGTCAGAAGTAGTTTCATGGCTTGCATCTGCTCTTGAGTTCCCCTGCCAAAGCCTGTGATTTTACAATCAGATACTTCTATTTATAGAAActgttttctccctctgtcACTCTGGGAAAGACCCACAGAAACAACTAATAACTATGAACTACAAGATAAAGAAATAGATTATTCATACTATAAAATGCACAGtgtaaaaaaatcttttgtctttcaattatttccttttagttgcacaaacaaaaccaaatagaCATTCACATGAAATGTCTGTGCAGACTCTTTGGCTATGTAGTACAATCTCTGCAAGCTTCTGTAGAGGACAAAGACTGATGCAacaccaaattatttttaagaagacaAAAATTTGCAAGAAGGTCTTTGCAATGTAAAGGCTCAGTTGTGTGGTTAGTCATGCATTTTACCCTGGCCAACCCCACCTTCAAGAGAAAAATACCacaatatataattttttttactaaaaactTGGATGCATCTTTACTTGGTGATTTTCATTactcatttttaagaaaatgtttttaattttccctaCAGAAATACTAAGCAGACTGGAGTCCCTGCAGAAGCCAACATCATTACTGGCTGTAGCCATTTTGTGATGATTTCAGCATGTGCCTGGAATCCCCATATGCCTGAAAGGTGAGTTAGGAGAGGTCTTTTACAGCTCTGTAAGTATATTCTGCATTAATGATTTTGTTGCCAAgcaacagcaaagcagcacaaaGGGGACCGAAGCTCACCATTGCTAATCTGACTCTGcatgagggaggaaggaggaaggccCGTCCCAATTGCATCGCTGAGATTGCTCTGTGAATGGAGAGATTGGCTGGATGCACTCTGAGTCATTCCTCCTGGGCCCAAGTTTATGTTTTGCGTTGGTGGCTGCGAATAACAAGGAGAAGCAAATTTTTGGTTAggttttaattagaaaaaataataaccCCCAAGTTAGCCTGACTATGACTAAAAAACTGCCTCAACCAAATATGTGCTTCCGTCACTTTTTGGGCTTGCTTGTGTAACCCTTTCGTGGTCTGACTACGATGTGCGGATGACATTCAGGATGATACAGAGAAGCCGGCAGATAGCACAGTGGAGATCTTAAAATTATGCTTAAAATAGAGTCTGGCTTCTGTGCCCATTCTTCTGTACGTACATGAATTTCATTTTGTGCTGGTCAGAACATAACTGCTGAGGGGATATGCATCGGCAAAGACAATACAGAAGCGTGCTGACAAATTGACCTTTGTCAAGCGTAAAGCGATGCTGTATTTTGCATTATGTGTGATACCGCCAAAATTGATCCATTTAGGAAGAATAACACAGTGTTTAAAGCCAAATCAATGCCCAAATGctgaattagatttttttacataaaacagtggcatttttttccccgaGTAAAGCATACAGTAAGAATAGGTAAAGAATAATGAATCTGGAATGAATGGAGCCTGTTCAGATCTGTACCACTGCACCATTTATAGTATATAGACCTTTAGCTACAGAGACAAGAGTTTAACACAAATGTCCCAAAGAACGTGTTTTAAGCACAGCAAAAGTAGCTTTTGATTTGTTTAGTGGCCTACTTAACACCTTCAAAATTTTTAGGTGTCAAATACTAAAAATGGTTTATTGACAATGATCAGTGACAGAATCAAACATTGACCTCTGGCATAGTAAATGTATGTGACGGTAGCACGGGTACTTACAGCAGGAAGCAAGGACTGCATATTCTGGTTAGAATCTGCTATTGTTGCCAAGTAAACCAGGTTTCTGTGCAAGATTTGTTGGTATCTACAGAATAAGGAGTAAAACTTATTTGGAAAGTGTTAACAATACAGAAAATtccaaacctctttttttttaatttgctatttACAAATGATTAGTTAAATTATATTAACCCACTTCTCATCTGTCATAATAAACAGCAATAGCAATGACCTGTATCTGTGCTGTCAGGCTTTCCATCAAGGATCAGTGTTTTCAACACCTCTCTTACAAATGGCTAAacctgggggaagggagaggtaAAATACACTTGCCTTTGAGTGAACTGTGAAGCTGAGACCTCAGTCTTTGAGTACTGACACCCGCTCAGCTGCTCTAACAATTaaactctttttcttcctctatttAACAAGGGTCCCAGTAGTAATGAAATTCTACAACTCCAAGAACCAAAACCTGTTTGCCCTGGGAAGCTAGGAtgagcaagattttttttcaagagtgCTCTAACTGGAGTGTTTACTCAAGTAAGCACCACCAGAACCATTTATGCTTCTTCACAGTTCTCGATGAACTGGAAAAGCTCATAACAAAGAACAGGAGAGGATCCAAAGCAAACTAACAGCTGTGCCACCCAGCCAAGTGAAAAGTCAAACTTTTGGAAACAGGGAGGGTTCcgagaaagcaagagaaaatgcctttttagcAGTTTTCTTCTGATACAGGGAAAATGGCTGGGAAGTGGGAAAGTGGCAAAAATTAAGCCAGAACGGAGACATGACTTCTTTAGCAAAGGTATCTTTtttagacaatttttttttgaaagtacaGCTTTCTGGGTTTGTCCCCATGACTTGACCGTTCATGGGGCAGATTGGCTGGTCTTCCTGACTGACATTTAACCCCTGAAGTTTATAAACGTATTTTGCTTTCAGGATTTGGAATCATAAGCAGTGGTACAAACTGGTATGTCTACATGCATATTGTTTTAGCCATAGATAACCACGTGGCTGATCCTgaacactgaattattttctgatgaaaatgtGTTATTAACTTTGCACATGATTGTACTTGTATTTAATGAATCTGCATAGAGCAAATGGTCTAATAACCATAAATggttataattattttaataaatgatctgttaaaaatattgtaaattcTAAATAGTCaaatacttcagaagaaaactctCTTCCAAGAACAATATACATTTCTTAATACAAGTGGATCTAAAAAACCAGTCCAACTATTGTCTCAGTGATCCGTGAACAGAACTGTTCATAGTCCTGTTCTTGAGAAAAAGTACACCAAAAATTTCTAACATACTCCAAAACTCACAATACTCACTGAGTACATTCTGCAGTTTTCCCCTTGCTCTGATAATCCATAATACATTGTATTAGGTGGTGATTTTCATCTAGCATCTGCATAAAAGAAATACGATCAAAACACGTTACTATGAGAATTGTATTAACGTCCAGTGTTTCTCTGGCACTCCACATTCACCCTTCTTTGCACTGGATGGTGTTTTGTGAAGTTTTGTTGCCTTGGGACATTACAAAGTACCTACACATTATTGAGCCACAAGGTTGTGCTTCTCAAATCATTCATTTACGAACAGTTATCTTTAAAGGGGTTAGCTGAAATACCCAAACAGAAGAATTAATGGACTTACCTCTTCTGGTCCTTAAATGGCAGATAGATTTTTatgctgaagaaggaaaacGCTTTCACTATGCAATACCTCTGCCTCCTTCTAAAATATCACCCGACCCTTTCCAAAACTTCAGATTTTACTAACACGCCTGATTTCAAATAGAAACTTACTTTCAAACAATTTAAACCTACTAGTTTTCCTCCACAGGACTAGCGTGTGCAGAGAAATGAATGTGATAAAGTATAAAATTTGCATTACTGGATCTACTGAAACAACATTTAAGAGAATTACATCCCAATATGTCCTTTGGGGTAGTTCAGTTCTCATATGGGGAGGActtgaaatgaaaacacagcGTAATTATGTACCAATTAATTTATGCATATCACTGGTTGCTAGCTTAGCTTCATTCAGTAAATTTTAGTGACTGACTTCTTCCAAGAAGATCAGAGCTCCTGAACAAAATGACCACTGACCTTTATTTAATGAACTTATAATACaattaaaagcttaaaatatcctttgacttgttttaaaatttcaaatatgATAGGTTGTCTCTTTCACCCAGCTTTCTTGTGAATAGGGCAAGCTTCCTGCGGGCgaatgaatggaaaaataacaacagtGTTTACAAATTTAGATTTGCCTCTGGCGAAAACTCTCTACAAAATACAGTTTGTAGGTACTGCTGCTATTAAGTGCTTGCAAGATTGGGCTTCTGAACCACTGTGTCATCAGGATAGGAGACCTCTTGAGGAAAGAATACATGTTTTCATGTGAGTTAAACGTTCATTAATCTATGTAGGTACGTGTTCTGACCAGAACAAATTCTTGACCTGTTCGGATGCAAACAAAGGACTTGATTATAGGAAAATGTGCAGGAGAGTCTTTCTGATGCACTTTCCATCTAGCTAGTCACACCCTTAGAGAATTCAGCTTGTCCTGCTTCTTGCTTGCGATGTGCAAGTTGGTCTCAACTTTGCTGGACGCCCTCATCCATCACGGGCTCTGACTGCCGGCACTCGCAGTGGTCCCCTGTGGCTCGAGTCAGCGAGGCTCTGAGGAGCAGGGGCGTTGCTGTGGCCTGCCACGGCAGGTCGGCAGGCCACTCTCTCGAACGCTGACGGGGAAGGTCAGAACTGTGTCAGTCAAGGATCCATGTTCCTCCTGAATGTGTGCCTATGCTCACATGGCAACCTGGGTACAGCATCccattt harbors:
- the SS18L1 gene encoding calcium-responsive transactivator isoform X1 → MSVAFASARPRGKGEVTQQTIQKMLDENHHLIQCIMDYQSKGKTAECTQYQQILHRNLVYLATIADSNQNMQSLLPAPPTQNINLGPGGMTQSASSQSLHSQSNLSDAIGTGLPPSSLMQSQISNGPNHVSMQQSGQNTMPTTSLSMTVSSHGTGPGYSHTVPASQNVPMQGQGSIGNYVSRTNINMQSNPVSMMHQQAATSHYNSAQGGSQHYQGQSSIAMMSQSNQGNSMMGQRPMGPYRASQQGSSQQYMGQEEYYSEQYSHGQGSSEPMNQQYYPDGHGDYAYQQSSYTEQSYDRSFDDSTQHYYEGGNSQYSQQQAGYQQGAAQQQTYSQQQYPNQQSYPGQQQGYGPAQGASSQYSSYQQGQGQQYGSYRASQTGPSAQQQRPYGYEQGQYGNYQQ
- the SS18L1 gene encoding calcium-responsive transactivator isoform X2 — its product is MSVAFASARPRGKGEVTQQTIQKMLDENHHLIQCIMDYQSKGKTAECTQYQQILHRNLVYLATIADSNQNMQSLLPAPPTQNINLGPGGMTQSASSQSLHSQSNLSDAIGTGLPPSSLMQSQISNVSMMHQQAATSHYNSAQGGSQHYQGQSSIAMMSQSNQGNSMMGQRPMGPYRASQQGSSQQYMGQEEYYSEQYSHGQGSSEPMNQQYYPDGHGDYAYQQSSYTEQSYDRSFDDSTQHYYEGGNSQYSQQQAGYQQGAAQQQTYSQQQYPNQQSYPGQQQGYGPAQGASSQYSSYQQGQGQQYGSYRASQTGPSAQQQRPYGYEQGQYGNYQQ